A single genomic interval of Sebastes umbrosus isolate fSebUmb1 chromosome 9, fSebUmb1.pri, whole genome shotgun sequence harbors:
- the zic6 gene encoding zic family member 6: MTSLSRFSGCPLSCVNPGESNTEPSVVLPPLAGEHMGLPTGTSLKLCPSHNLRDYPETRSSAYVDHSTFADSGYPSHSPRGIIIGANLSGAGMPPVTDQLASRANHQHHGGIARYRDFAGYRDNRAFFSSSYQEQQAHASTTTITDASRDFGSQMMLGLPGDLLSRTHAPYGQTIHPKGNSQQQQLVSQFLGLYKPLNMAIQRAGGGGGDAFLRCSSKQIVKHELVCRWCDDGHEEGAAGKLLLSSCSRAFGTMYELVTHMTVEHVGGPDHSEYVCYWENCARDRKPFKAKYKLVNHVRVHTGEKPFPCPFHGCEKVFARSENLKIHKRTHTGEKPFKCEFEGCNRRFANSSDRKKHSHVHSSDKPYTCKVRGCDKCYTHPSSLRKHMKLHSNKVTKTGDDDARQGDTAAEVTRSTRDPDNGALHISPPHQPPTTSTQDVPMSPESRDESTPRSRFHHTVYTDSSLDYRSQPLLEPLLLQRGSYRSHQSSQYHCGQSGHSFAQSSRTFPSTSSPFQKSIVNGWYTCHSGVDSFPPKQCNNIPSL; the protein is encoded by the exons atgacaagcCTTTCGAGGTTTAGTGGCTGCCCTCTCTCTTGCGTCAACCCTGGAGAGAGCAATACTGAACCCAGCGTGGTGCTGCCACCTTTGGCAGGAGAGCACATGGGACTCCCCACTGGCACTTCCTTAAAACTCTGCCCCTCGCACAATTTGCGAGACTACCCTGAGACGAGGTCCAGTGCATATGTTGACCACTCCACTTTTGCAGACTCTGGATACCCCAGCCACAGCCCTAGGGGCATTATCATTGGAGCCAATCTCTCTGGAGCCGGCATGCCACCCGTCACTGATCAACTGGCATCAAGAGCTAACCACCAACATCATGGAGGGATTGCAAGGTATCGTGACTTTGCAGGCTACAGGGACAACAGAGcttttttctcctccagctACCAGGAGCAGCAGGCCCacgcctccaccaccaccatcacggATGCATCTCGAGATTTCGGCAGCCAGATGATGCTGGGTTTACCTGGAGACCTGCTCAGCCGGACGCATGCACCTTATGGCCAAACTATCCACCCCAAGGGaaacagccagcagcagcagctcgtctCCCAATTCCTGGGTCTGTACAAACCCCTCAACATGGCAATCCAgcgtgcaggaggaggaggaggagacgcgTTCCTCAGGTGCTCCTCCAAACAAATAGTAAAGCACGAGCTGGTGTGCAGGTGGTGTGATGATGGTCATGAAGAGGGGGCTGCTGGGAAGCTGCTGCTGTCCTCCTGCTCCAGAGCCTTCGGGACCATGTATGAACTTGTCACCCACATGACAGTGGAGCACGTCGGAGGACCAGATCACTCCGAGTATGTGTGTTACTGGGAGAACTGTGCGAGGGACAGGAAGCCTTTCAAAGCCAAATACAAGCTGGTGAACCACGTCAGAGTGCACACAGGGGAAAAGCCCTTTCCATGCCCATTTCACGGCTGTGAGAAAGTTTTTGCACGATCAGAAAATCTTAAGATCCACAAGAGGACTCACACAG GTGAGAAACCGTTTAAATGTGAGTTCGAGGGCTGCAACCGGAGGTTTGCGAACAGCAGCGACCGAAAGAAGCACTCTCACGTGCACTCCAGCGACAAACCCTACACGTGCAAGGTCAGAGGCTGCGACAAGTGTTACACCCACCCGAGCTCTCTGCGCAAGCACATGAAGCTGCACAGCAACAAGGTCACCAAAACAGGCGACGACGACGCGCGTCAAGGTGACACTGCTGCAGAGGTCACCAGGTCAACCCGAGACCCAGATAATGGAGCCCTCCACATCAGCCCTCCACATCAGCCTCCCACCACCTCGACCCAAGATGTCCCCATGTCTCCAGAGAGTCGAGACGAGTCGACCCCGAGGTCACGTTTCCATCACACAGTGTACACTGACAGCAGTTTGGACTACAGGTCGCAGCCTCTCTTGGAGCCTTTGCTGCTGCAGAGAGGCAGCTACAGGTCCCACCAGTCCTCCCAGTACCACTGCGGCCAGTCGGGTCACTCTTTCGCCCAGAGCTCAAGGACTTTCCCCTCCACTTCTTCTCCCTTTCAGAAAAGCATCGTGAATGGATGGTACACATGCCACAGCGGCGTGGACTCCTTCCCACCAAAGCAGTGTAACAACATCCCGTCTCTCTGA